In a single window of the Natronosalvus caseinilyticus genome:
- a CDS encoding ArnT family glycosyltransferase: MVDPRRHRFRSHLPSRRSVRSVLRAATRPRERRYALLVILVSTLAGLVVFTLASELFPYHSSNDDEAVYLLQAAMLLEGQFQIHAGDLAEAVRPWFFVLEDGRLYPKYAPVPAGMFAVSMALFDEPRVTLAVVAALNASLIYILGSTVADRRVGLVSSVLFAASPMALLSSSVFLPYAPTTLWNLVFAVCYLRGVRSGDSRMAAIAGVAVGIAFFARPYTAVLFALPFIAHAGWQTAGALRRGRPRADPVRRNLLTGAIGLSFVALALAYNFRLTGSPLEFPFQAFAPLDGPGFGYREIGSHGIEYTPTLALEANGYVLWYFATRWVVAGPIGTLAAVTGGALAARRILTDSGSQTKRVELSPLPAALLASVVVTVVLGNVAFWGNFNILATMDDPTNGLVSRFGPFYHFDLLAPFAIFAAVAMVSGWRLARVRVPELLERIDAPGSPRRVLVSLALVATLVLAATTVVLVSGPIDRNADYTRSAEAAYEPFEDRELDDALVFQPAPYGQWTNHPFQALRNDPDLEGDVVYVLEGGPEREFAVLDAYPDRDPYRYTYRGAWGANPDEIEAVLQPLEVRRGATMDGETTVGVPDRVSRAVVTLEGANGSVEYQLEDPTDEISVAWTVAAASDDAGNATLSVPPEATRGPTGDGVELAASDRVVLSVTLVQPDGGTYTYRQETTVRVADGALEVVWPPETRGCRLATDCGREGTLLEDADLPEWERLGAELEVTAD; this comes from the coding sequence ATGGTCGACCCCCGCCGGCATCGATTCCGAAGCCACCTTCCCTCACGTCGCTCCGTTCGTTCCGTTCTCCGGGCCGCCACCCGCCCGCGCGAGCGCCGCTACGCCCTCCTCGTGATCCTCGTGAGCACCCTCGCCGGCCTCGTCGTCTTCACCCTCGCGAGCGAATTGTTTCCGTACCACTCGAGCAACGACGACGAGGCCGTCTACCTGTTGCAGGCCGCGATGTTGCTCGAGGGCCAGTTCCAGATTCACGCGGGCGACCTCGCCGAGGCCGTCAGACCGTGGTTCTTCGTCCTCGAGGACGGTCGGCTCTACCCGAAGTACGCGCCCGTTCCCGCCGGAATGTTCGCCGTTTCGATGGCCCTGTTCGACGAGCCCCGGGTCACGCTGGCGGTCGTGGCGGCGCTCAACGCCTCCCTGATCTACATCCTCGGATCGACGGTCGCCGACCGCCGAGTCGGCCTCGTGTCGTCCGTCCTCTTCGCGGCCTCGCCGATGGCGCTCCTGTCCTCGTCCGTCTTCCTCCCCTACGCCCCGACGACGCTGTGGAACCTCGTGTTCGCCGTCTGCTACCTGCGGGGCGTTCGCTCCGGGGATTCCCGGATGGCTGCTATCGCCGGAGTCGCCGTCGGCATCGCGTTCTTCGCCCGGCCGTACACCGCCGTCTTGTTCGCCCTCCCGTTCATCGCCCACGCCGGCTGGCAGACCGCCGGCGCCCTCCGACGGGGCCGTCCGCGGGCCGACCCCGTCCGCCGAAATCTGCTCACGGGTGCGATCGGTCTCTCGTTCGTCGCCCTCGCGCTCGCGTACAACTTCCGATTGACCGGTTCGCCCCTCGAGTTTCCGTTCCAGGCGTTCGCACCGCTGGACGGCCCCGGCTTCGGCTATCGCGAGATCGGGAGCCACGGTATCGAGTACACCCCCACGCTGGCCCTCGAGGCCAACGGCTACGTGCTGTGGTACTTCGCTACCCGGTGGGTCGTCGCCGGGCCGATCGGCACCCTGGCGGCGGTCACGGGAGGCGCGCTGGCGGCGCGACGAATCCTGACAGACAGCGGGAGCCAGACAAAACGCGTCGAACTCTCCCCGCTTCCCGCCGCGCTCCTCGCGAGCGTCGTCGTCACCGTCGTCCTGGGCAACGTCGCCTTCTGGGGCAATTTCAACATTCTGGCGACGATGGACGATCCGACGAACGGCCTCGTCAGCCGGTTCGGTCCCTTCTATCACTTCGACCTGCTCGCTCCGTTCGCTATCTTCGCCGCTGTCGCGATGGTGTCCGGGTGGCGTCTCGCTCGAGTTCGCGTCCCCGAACTCCTCGAGCGGATCGACGCCCCGGGTTCGCCTCGCAGGGTCCTCGTTTCCCTCGCCCTGGTAGCGACGCTCGTCCTCGCGGCGACGACCGTCGTGCTCGTCTCGGGACCGATCGATCGCAACGCCGACTACACCCGGAGTGCCGAGGCGGCCTACGAACCGTTCGAGGACAGAGAGCTGGATGACGCCCTCGTCTTCCAGCCCGCGCCCTACGGCCAGTGGACCAACCATCCTTTCCAGGCGCTGCGAAACGACCCCGACCTCGAGGGGGACGTCGTCTACGTCCTCGAGGGCGGTCCCGAGAGGGAGTTCGCCGTCCTCGACGCCTATCCCGACCGCGACCCCTACCGGTACACCTACCGCGGCGCGTGGGGCGCGAACCCCGACGAGATCGAGGCCGTTCTCCAGCCCCTCGAGGTCCGGCGAGGCGCGACGATGGACGGCGAGACGACCGTCGGCGTCCCCGACCGGGTCAGCCGCGCCGTCGTCACCCTCGAGGGGGCGAACGGCTCCGTCGAGTACCAGCTGGAGGACCCGACTGACGAGATCAGCGTCGCCTGGACGGTGGCGGCCGCGAGCGACGACGCCGGAAACGCTACCCTGTCGGTCCCCCCGGAGGCGACTCGCGGGCCGACCGGAGACGGGGTCGAACTCGCGGCCAGCGATCGGGTCGTCCTCTCGGTCACGCTCGTTCAGCCCGACGGCGGCACGTACACCTACCGCCAGGAGACCACGGTTCGGGTCGCAGACGGCGCGCTCGAGGTCGTCTGGCCGCCCGAAACGCGGGGTTGTCGGCTCGCCACCGACTGTGGACGGGAGGGGACGTTGCTCGAGGACGCTGACCTGCCAGAGTGGGAACGGCTGGGGGCGGAACTCGAAGTGACTGCGGATTAA
- a CDS encoding GMC family oxidoreductase, which produces MSWSRPPAEATNESVGSGDRTPVTEADVCVIGAGPAGSIVATRLAEAGHEVVILEAGPRFDPADRLARQERAIRPAYDRPDVWEGDPERDAHAASGEWFYPLNHARVKGVGGSTLHWQGMVMRLHEDDFESASVRGAGVDWPIDYADLRPYYADAERELGVSGADNPFGPPREEPHPMPAFPPSYSDSLFAPACDALEIAMHPVPNARNSEAYDGRGGCVGYGTCQPVCPSGAKYDATVHVERAEAAGATVLDRVPVTRLEHGPNVVEAAVYATPDGDTNRQEADAFVVACGGVETPRLLLVSESDHYPDGLANSSGLVGRYFMDHLFAGMGGVLEEPTRQNHVGFLTSECHQFYDEADEEVAPFKLEFFNYAGPSPVELALTGDDWGDALLERLRAEYGAHIGLGALVEQLPREDSYVGLDPERTDDNGVPIPDVHWNVGERALRTIERVNEIQRSILEELGAEITWQVGPENTGPAYHHMGTTRMGDDPSASVVDSDLQTHDLENCWLVSSSVFPTGGAMNPTLTIAALALRAAEAIEDAL; this is translated from the coding sequence ACCCCGGTGACGGAAGCAGACGTGTGCGTGATCGGCGCTGGTCCCGCCGGCAGTATCGTCGCGACGCGACTCGCGGAAGCGGGTCACGAGGTTGTGATCCTCGAGGCCGGGCCTCGATTCGATCCGGCCGATCGACTGGCCAGACAGGAGCGCGCGATCCGACCCGCCTACGACCGGCCGGACGTCTGGGAGGGCGACCCCGAACGCGACGCTCACGCCGCCTCGGGGGAGTGGTTCTATCCCCTGAATCACGCCCGCGTCAAGGGTGTCGGCGGCTCGACGCTCCACTGGCAGGGGATGGTCATGCGCCTCCACGAGGACGACTTCGAGTCGGCGAGCGTCCGCGGGGCTGGCGTCGACTGGCCGATCGACTACGCCGACCTCCGGCCGTACTACGCCGACGCCGAGCGAGAACTGGGCGTCTCGGGCGCCGACAATCCCTTCGGGCCGCCCCGGGAGGAACCCCACCCGATGCCGGCGTTTCCACCCTCCTACAGCGATAGCCTGTTCGCCCCCGCCTGCGACGCCCTTGAGATCGCGATGCACCCGGTCCCGAACGCTCGGAATTCGGAGGCCTACGACGGCCGCGGCGGCTGCGTCGGCTACGGCACCTGCCAGCCCGTCTGCCCCTCCGGCGCGAAGTACGACGCCACGGTTCACGTCGAGCGCGCGGAAGCCGCGGGGGCGACGGTGCTCGACCGAGTTCCGGTCACACGACTCGAGCACGGCCCGAACGTGGTCGAGGCAGCGGTCTACGCGACGCCGGACGGCGACACCAATCGCCAGGAAGCCGATGCCTTCGTCGTCGCCTGCGGGGGCGTCGAGACGCCACGTTTGCTACTGGTTTCGGAATCCGACCACTATCCCGACGGCCTCGCCAACTCGAGTGGCCTCGTCGGGCGATACTTCATGGACCACCTCTTCGCCGGGATGGGTGGCGTCCTCGAGGAGCCGACCCGACAGAATCACGTCGGCTTCCTCACCAGCGAGTGCCACCAGTTCTACGACGAGGCCGACGAGGAGGTCGCCCCGTTCAAACTCGAATTCTTCAACTACGCCGGTCCCTCACCGGTGGAACTGGCGCTCACCGGCGACGACTGGGGCGACGCCCTCCTCGAGCGCCTTCGGGCGGAGTACGGCGCCCACATTGGCCTCGGCGCACTCGTCGAGCAACTCCCCCGTGAGGACAGTTACGTCGGTCTCGACCCCGAACGCACGGACGACAACGGCGTTCCGATCCCGGATGTCCACTGGAACGTCGGCGAGCGGGCGCTGCGAACCATCGAGCGGGTCAACGAGATCCAGCGATCGATCCTCGAGGAACTGGGCGCCGAGATCACCTGGCAGGTCGGGCCGGAGAACACCGGACCCGCCTACCACCACATGGGGACGACCCGGATGGGTGACGATCCGTCCGCGAGCGTCGTCGATTCCGACCTCCAGACGCACGACCTCGAGAACTGCTGGCTCGTCTCGAGTTCGGTCTTCCCCACCGGCGGCGCGATGAATCCGACGTTGACCATCGCCGCGCTGGCCCTGCGTGCGGCCGAAGCGATCGAGGACGCCCTCTAG
- a CDS encoding dolichyl-phosphate hexose transferase has protein sequence MGTYNEEQAIGTVLADIERVTDGRAEVVCVDGSSDRTPDIAREHGATVIEQEPQGYGVAVHEAITAPERPVIVTTDCDDTYPMEQLPAFLELINRGHDVVSGDRLYHGAEAMPALNRLGNHAFAALASVLMGTRVHDTTTGMRAYRREVIEDIEWSENTGLSAELLIRPLMRGYDVVEHPIAYAERAGETKLDPIQGGYEIARSIGKVALEERLRELPHEPRQHDR, from the coding sequence ATGGGGACGTACAACGAGGAGCAAGCGATCGGGACCGTTCTCGCTGACATCGAGCGCGTGACCGACGGCCGCGCCGAGGTCGTCTGCGTCGACGGGTCCTCGGACCGCACGCCAGACATCGCACGCGAACACGGCGCGACGGTGATCGAGCAGGAGCCACAGGGCTACGGCGTCGCCGTCCACGAAGCCATCACGGCGCCCGAGCGCCCGGTGATCGTCACCACCGACTGCGACGACACCTACCCGATGGAGCAGTTACCGGCGTTCCTCGAGTTGATCAACCGCGGCCACGACGTCGTCAGCGGCGACCGCCTCTACCACGGCGCCGAGGCGATGCCGGCGCTCAACCGCCTCGGCAACCACGCCTTCGCAGCCCTCGCCAGCGTCCTGATGGGCACGCGCGTCCACGACACCACCACGGGCATGCGGGCCTACCGCCGCGAGGTCATCGAGGACATCGAGTGGTCCGAGAACACCGGCCTCTCGGCCGAACTCCTGATCCGTCCCCTGATGCGGGGCTACGACGTGGTCGAACACCCCATCGCCTACGCCGAGCGCGCGGGTGAGACTAAACTGGATCCCATCCAGGGCGGCTACGAGATCGCGCGATCGATCGGCAAGGTCGCGCTCGAGGAACGACTGCGGGAGTTGCCACACGAGCCGCGGCAGCACGATCGGTAG
- a CDS encoding lysylphosphatidylglycerol synthase transmembrane domain-containing protein translates to MDGGRDRLEDDSTARPRRTAPADEREVRSLEAGLRRYGPFVAAIGIVLGLFVAFRSIELETVLAEVARADRRLLIGAVVVYLLSWPLRGRRYGDVLGTMYYRVGTVPLTAAVFVSQLANLALPARAGDGARAYIIKNRWDVPYLTGGASLVVERLFDLATITALAIGAAGWLALSGTATPIELFATDGARRAVLAASVVSTATIGVGVVLAASARYGSPAGLGARLRSYTCRDRLETTLQAGFQFVGHLQAITRRPRSLASVATTSLAIWSLDVVTAVIVLAAFGTGLEVLPLLAVGTLAVSVGNLAKVLPLSQGGVGLYEAAFTALIVSITPIGASTALAAAIVDHALKNGVTLVGGCLSAGALGLSVSGLADERPE, encoded by the coding sequence ATGGACGGCGGACGGGACCGACTCGAGGACGATTCGACGGCACGCCCCCGCCGGACGGCGCCGGCCGACGAGAGGGAGGTGCGATCGCTCGAGGCTGGCCTCCGACGATACGGGCCGTTCGTCGCCGCGATCGGCATCGTCCTCGGCCTGTTCGTCGCGTTTCGATCGATCGAACTCGAGACGGTGCTCGCGGAGGTCGCTCGCGCCGATCGTCGGCTGCTGATAGGGGCCGTCGTGGTCTACCTCCTTTCGTGGCCGCTTCGCGGGCGGCGCTACGGCGACGTGCTGGGGACGATGTACTACCGCGTCGGAACCGTACCGCTGACCGCTGCGGTCTTCGTGAGTCAGTTGGCGAATCTCGCGCTCCCCGCACGGGCCGGCGACGGTGCACGTGCGTACATTATCAAGAACCGGTGGGACGTTCCCTACCTGACCGGCGGCGCGTCGCTGGTCGTCGAACGCCTCTTCGATCTGGCGACGATCACCGCCCTCGCGATCGGTGCGGCCGGCTGGCTCGCGCTCAGCGGGACCGCGACTCCGATCGAGTTGTTCGCCACCGACGGCGCTCGACGTGCCGTGCTGGCGGCGTCCGTCGTCAGCACCGCCACCATCGGCGTGGGTGTCGTGCTGGCGGCCTCCGCTCGCTACGGCTCCCCCGCCGGTCTCGGTGCGCGACTCCGTTCGTACACCTGTCGTGATCGACTCGAGACCACGCTCCAGGCCGGCTTCCAGTTCGTCGGCCACCTCCAGGCGATCACCCGGCGGCCTCGCTCCCTCGCGTCGGTCGCGACGACGAGCCTGGCGATCTGGTCGCTCGACGTGGTAACCGCCGTGATCGTGCTCGCGGCGTTCGGAACCGGGCTCGAAGTGCTCCCCTTGCTGGCCGTCGGGACGCTCGCGGTGAGCGTCGGCAACCTGGCGAAGGTGTTACCGCTCTCACAGGGTGGCGTCGGACTGTACGAGGCCGCGTTCACGGCTCTCATCGTGTCGATTACCCCGATCGGTGCCAGCACGGCGCTGGCCGCGGCGATCGTCGACCACGCGCTGAAAAACGGCGTCACCCTCGTCGGCGGCTGCCTGAGCGCCGGAGCGCTCGGGCTGTCGGTTTCGGGACTCGCCGACGAGCGCCCGGAGTGA
- a CDS encoding substrate-binding domain-containing protein, which translates to MTRRSNSPSRRTFLAGSAALGTTSVAGCLGLIGSDDDDAPNTFGQIGSGRAGRPEPGGTRVEDLPDLEGELTVYSGRGKFLVGTLLGDLEEYYEDFTVDPRYGNSSELVNQIAEEGSGTPADVFYTVDAAALGALADEGRTQALSDDVTSMVDEEFRTDQWVGTSGRARTVPFNTESLSAEDMLDSIQAYATDFDGDLGWAPSYGSCQGFVTAMRLLEGEETTREWLEGVVDSGIAEYSDEFAVCDAVANGEIDAGFTNHYYVQRVLDGSPDAPIATSFTEGDAGAVFDVAGAAVTDAADDADLAQNFVRHLLSAQAQEYFATETYEYPLISDVEPVGDLPTIDELNVPNIDLSQLSDLEPTIDLMREVGINT; encoded by the coding sequence ATGACCCGACGATCAAATTCGCCTTCTCGGCGCACCTTTCTGGCTGGTTCGGCCGCGCTCGGTACCACGAGCGTCGCCGGCTGTCTCGGCCTGATCGGAAGCGATGACGACGACGCACCAAACACTTTTGGACAGATCGGCTCCGGGCGGGCTGGACGCCCCGAGCCGGGCGGAACTCGCGTCGAGGACCTTCCGGACCTCGAGGGCGAGTTGACCGTCTACTCCGGGCGCGGCAAGTTCCTCGTCGGCACGCTGCTCGGCGACCTCGAGGAGTACTACGAGGACTTCACGGTTGACCCGCGGTACGGCAACTCTTCGGAACTGGTCAATCAGATCGCCGAAGAGGGATCGGGAACCCCTGCGGACGTGTTCTACACCGTCGACGCGGCCGCTCTCGGCGCGCTAGCCGACGAGGGCCGAACGCAGGCGCTCTCCGACGACGTCACCTCGATGGTCGACGAAGAGTTCCGGACCGACCAGTGGGTCGGGACCTCGGGCCGGGCCCGAACCGTCCCTTTCAACACCGAATCGCTCTCGGCCGAGGACATGCTCGACAGCATCCAGGCGTACGCGACCGACTTCGACGGCGACCTGGGCTGGGCCCCCTCCTACGGTTCCTGTCAGGGATTCGTGACCGCCATGCGCCTGCTCGAGGGCGAGGAGACGACCCGCGAGTGGCTCGAGGGCGTCGTCGATTCGGGAATCGCGGAGTACAGCGACGAGTTCGCGGTCTGTGATGCCGTCGCTAACGGCGAAATCGACGCCGGGTTCACGAACCACTACTACGTCCAGCGCGTGCTCGACGGGTCGCCGGACGCCCCTATCGCCACATCGTTCACCGAGGGTGACGCGGGTGCCGTCTTCGACGTTGCCGGCGCGGCCGTCACGGATGCGGCCGACGACGCCGACCTCGCCCAGAACTTTGTGCGACACCTGCTCTCGGCACAGGCCCAGGAGTACTTCGCCACGGAGACCTACGAGTACCCGCTCATCTCGGACGTCGAACCGGTCGGCGACCTGCCGACCATCGACGAACTCAACGTGCCGAACATCGACCTCTCGCAGCTCTCGGACCTCGAGCCGACGATCGACCTCATGCGCGAGGTCGGCATCAACACCTGA
- a CDS encoding alpha-1 4-glucan-protein synthase, with the protein MSQRTDRDRDSDICVVVPTIREYECVRSYLQNARDHGFDLERLHVVLVTEDFCDTDAMTAMLEEEGVSGKVFDGTRREEWYEAHGIAEYGHLVPAASHAETSFGLLYLWANDRFEYGVFIDDDTLPHDDVDFFGTHLENLAFEGDVEIVRSDEQWVNVLYQNAEEHGLYPRGYPYAAMDETVETGTTTLESGDVVASQGLWTNVPDLDAVRILMDGDLEGQAQTRTTREDFAGDFVAEPGQYLTVCSMNLAFRREVVPAFYQLPMDDNEWNVGRFDDIWSGVFLKRACDVLGKQIYNGDPLCEHNKAPRNTFDDLNNEVPGLELNEHLWEFVDGVGGDRESYAGVFEAMGRALAEGDWDEYTNGAFFTHVGEYMLEWLECLECLERLDESTATTRVEAVRH; encoded by the coding sequence ATGAGTCAGCGTACGGATCGAGACCGGGACTCCGATATCTGTGTCGTCGTGCCGACCATCCGCGAGTACGAGTGCGTGCGTTCCTACCTCCAGAACGCCCGCGACCACGGCTTCGACCTCGAGCGCCTGCACGTCGTGCTCGTCACCGAGGACTTCTGTGATACCGACGCCATGACAGCGATGCTCGAGGAGGAGGGAGTCTCGGGTAAGGTCTTCGACGGCACCCGTCGTGAGGAGTGGTACGAGGCCCACGGAATCGCCGAGTACGGCCACCTCGTGCCGGCGGCGAGTCACGCCGAGACGAGTTTCGGACTGCTCTATCTCTGGGCTAACGACCGCTTCGAGTACGGCGTGTTCATCGACGACGATACCCTTCCGCACGATGACGTGGACTTCTTCGGCACCCACCTCGAGAACCTCGCCTTCGAGGGCGACGTCGAAATCGTTCGCTCCGACGAGCAGTGGGTCAACGTCCTCTACCAGAACGCCGAGGAGCACGGCCTCTACCCGCGGGGCTACCCCTACGCCGCGATGGACGAGACCGTCGAGACCGGGACGACGACCCTCGAGTCCGGCGACGTGGTGGCCTCCCAGGGGCTGTGGACGAACGTTCCCGACCTCGACGCCGTCCGAATTTTGATGGACGGCGACCTCGAAGGGCAAGCGCAGACGCGAACGACGCGCGAGGATTTTGCGGGGGACTTCGTCGCCGAACCGGGCCAGTACCTGACGGTCTGTTCGATGAACCTCGCGTTCCGCCGGGAGGTCGTCCCCGCGTTCTACCAGTTGCCGATGGACGACAACGAGTGGAACGTCGGCCGCTTCGACGACATCTGGAGTGGCGTCTTCCTCAAGCGCGCCTGCGACGTCCTCGGGAAGCAGATCTACAACGGCGACCCGCTGTGTGAACACAACAAGGCGCCGCGAAACACGTTCGACGATCTGAACAACGAAGTACCTGGCCTCGAGCTCAACGAACACCTCTGGGAATTCGTCGACGGCGTCGGCGGCGACCGCGAGAGTTACGCCGGCGTGTTCGAGGCGATGGGCCGGGCACTCGCCGAGGGCGACTGGGACGAGTACACCAACGGGGCGTTCTTCACGCACGTGGGCGAGTACATGCTCGAGTGGCTCGAGTGCCTCGAGTGCCTCGAGCGTCTCGACGAATCGACTGCGACGACCCGTGTCGAAGCCGTCCGCCACTGA